The Granulicella sibirica genome has a segment encoding these proteins:
- a CDS encoding response regulator transcription factor: MVFIVDDDLRVREAFCSLLTSAGYCVVAFATATEFLESSKPDCPSCLILDLELPDINGLAVQKQIREGHGPPIIFITGHGDIPTSVRAIKSGAIEFLLKPVKKDTLFPVVEEALMRDRAAREARFQQSELRKRYAKLTPREREVLPFVVSGFANKNTAAELGNSGFTIGIQRGQVMRKMGAQSLAELIRMADRLGIHALDRNC, translated from the coding sequence ATGGTCTTCATTGTCGACGACGACCTTAGGGTGCGTGAGGCTTTTTGCAGTTTATTAACTTCGGCCGGCTACTGTGTGGTTGCTTTTGCGACAGCGACTGAGTTTCTAGAGTCAAGCAAACCCGATTGTCCTAGCTGTTTGATACTTGATCTTGAATTACCAGATATCAACGGCCTTGCGGTGCAGAAGCAAATCCGCGAAGGTCATGGTCCACCCATTATCTTCATTACAGGTCATGGCGACATTCCGACCTCGGTTAGGGCTATTAAGTCCGGCGCGATTGAATTTCTCCTCAAGCCGGTCAAGAAAGACACGCTCTTTCCGGTAGTAGAGGAGGCGCTCATGCGCGATCGCGCTGCGCGAGAAGCGAGATTTCAGCAATCGGAGTTGCGCAAGCGGTACGCAAAGTTGACTCCGCGTGAGCGCGAAGTTCTTCCCTTCGTGGTATCAGGGTTCGCGAACAAGAATACAGCAGCGGAATTAGGGAACAGCGGGTTCACGATCGGGATTCAGCGCGGCCAGGTGATGCGAAAGATGGGTGCCCAATCACTAGCCGAGCTAATTAGAATGGCGGATAGGCTGGGGATTCACGCACTAGACCGCAATTGCTAG
- a CDS encoding SDR family oxidoreductase encodes MRILAIGGTGNVGGNVVSELLKRGAAVRVLARKEPEASKAQAGVDVAIGDLLDPVSVEKAMDGVDKLFLLNAVVTDELTQALIAYGIAKRVGLKHITYLSVFKVDQFRDVPHFASKLAVEGALHEFGMPYTILRPAYYIQNDLGLRDALTKAGVYPMPLGTAGIAAADVRDIAEVAAISLTEEGHEGQTYDIVAPTPISGPGNAALWSKLLGKEIKYTGHDFDQWERGMRARMPSWSAYDLRMMFQGYFERGFASTETEVVRLTKLLGRTPHSYEDFATETAEAWKS; translated from the coding sequence ATGAGGATTCTGGCAATTGGAGGCACCGGCAATGTCGGTGGCAACGTGGTTTCAGAGCTGCTGAAGCGGGGTGCGGCCGTCCGTGTGCTTGCGCGCAAGGAGCCCGAGGCCAGCAAGGCCCAGGCTGGTGTAGACGTTGCCATCGGAGACCTGCTCGACCCAGTATCCGTCGAAAAGGCAATGGACGGAGTGGATAAGCTCTTTCTCCTGAACGCCGTCGTTACGGACGAGTTGACGCAGGCGCTGATCGCTTATGGCATCGCAAAGCGGGTCGGCCTGAAGCACATCACCTATCTGTCTGTTTTCAAGGTTGATCAGTTTCGCGATGTGCCTCACTTTGCGTCCAAACTCGCAGTGGAGGGTGCCCTCCATGAATTTGGAATGCCGTACACCATCCTGCGTCCGGCCTATTACATCCAGAACGATCTGGGCCTCAGGGATGCGTTGACGAAGGCCGGCGTGTATCCCATGCCGCTCGGCACCGCCGGCATTGCTGCGGCAGATGTGAGAGACATTGCCGAAGTAGCAGCGATTTCACTGACTGAAGAGGGACATGAAGGTCAAACTTACGACATCGTTGCGCCTACTCCTATCAGCGGTCCAGGCAATGCAGCCCTGTGGAGCAAATTGCTGGGCAAAGAGATCAAGTACACCGGTCACGACTTCGATCAGTGGGAGCGCGGGATGCGCGCCCGGATGCCAAGCTGGAGCGCCTACGACCTCCGCATGATGTTTCAGGGCTACTTCGAGCGCGGCTTCGCCTCAACCGAAACGGAGGTCGTCCGCCTGACGAAGTTGCTTGGTCGTACACCACATAGCTACGAAGATTTTGCCACAGAAACAGCTGAGGCATGGAAGTCCTAA
- a CDS encoding PAS domain-containing protein: protein MLSSFNDSSSDVPSAAPSTDLESFVELSTALEIVRTLSSETVNDNLLSALMKAAFRHGGADRGLLVRLRDGNLRIEASALLDCGEVEVSLLQTDCSPSAGPLQVFRRLIDTKQAVSIGDCAEGHPFSEDEYLRSSTVRCMLCLPLIRDVEVEGILFLEHNLKAKVFTPARRAVLDLIAAQGAQSLCNVELYAKIPRSDDWIRPALNTIPILVITRDCDGVADFHNQNWLDYTGLTADEARGDGWRVILHPEDAAQNAEQSQADIAAGRAGNYEARLRGRDGQYRWFSTYTVPLRGESGEIEKWYGACINIDDLKSEEQRARKSESFLNEAQRMTHCGSWTWDIQNNCFPSWSKEMFRILGCDPDTTSPTFELIAGRIHPEDLSSVDVGLEEIAAGVRAEFLSYFRIVDPDGKIRQMQVIAHPVMNAKGDVIEIVGTTMDVNEQHLREQAIRESEEMLRLTVKTIPGLWSAAADGYVDSINGHYLSYRPADEAGELAAQSWLSRIHPEFVDEVTHQWNHAVATGEPFQAEFQRMQPDGAYRWFQSCGWPLRNSSGKIIRWYGLLVDMNEPHRREQEVQRLHLSLARAMRVATAGELAASIVHEVSQPVAAILSNAEASMHWLDERTLNLPNARRDIGRIVRDANGAGDVMTRVRELFRRSAPVASPLNLTEIISEVLRLVQNELSKRQIAVQTDWQGNLPVVWGDRVQIQQVILNLLINAMDAMEGINELPRRVIVRLSQQSNEELLIEVRDQGIGVKDGNDVFESFFTTKDHGIGMGLSICKSIIEAHRGRIWMEPCESPGASFRFTLPVGRWDRS, encoded by the coding sequence ATGCTTTCTTCTTTCAATGATTCTTCTTCGGATGTTCCTTCCGCTGCGCCAAGCACCGATTTAGAGAGTTTCGTCGAACTAAGTACCGCCTTGGAGATTGTGCGGACGCTTTCTTCAGAGACGGTCAATGACAATCTGCTCAGCGCGCTGATGAAGGCAGCATTCAGACATGGAGGTGCGGATCGTGGCCTGCTCGTGCGTCTCCGCGACGGAAACTTGCGTATTGAAGCGTCCGCGCTTTTGGATTGCGGTGAAGTCGAAGTCAGTCTGTTGCAGACTGATTGCTCACCATCAGCAGGTCCTCTACAAGTGTTCAGGCGGTTAATCGACACAAAGCAGGCGGTTAGCATCGGAGACTGCGCGGAGGGCCACCCCTTCTCAGAAGACGAGTACCTCCGTTCCTCTACAGTCCGCTGCATGCTTTGTCTTCCTCTCATCCGAGATGTCGAGGTTGAAGGGATCCTCTTCCTCGAACACAACCTCAAGGCGAAGGTGTTCACACCGGCTCGGAGGGCGGTTCTCGATCTGATTGCTGCTCAAGGAGCACAATCACTATGCAATGTCGAGCTCTATGCTAAAATTCCTCGGTCCGACGACTGGATTCGGCCAGCCCTGAACACCATTCCAATTTTGGTGATCACGCGGGATTGCGACGGTGTCGCAGACTTCCACAATCAAAACTGGCTGGACTATACAGGCCTCACCGCCGACGAGGCTCGCGGGGATGGATGGAGGGTTATCTTGCACCCCGAAGATGCCGCTCAGAACGCTGAACAGAGTCAAGCGGACATAGCTGCGGGCAGGGCTGGCAATTATGAGGCGCGTCTTCGTGGCCGGGATGGGCAATACCGGTGGTTCAGCACATACACTGTCCCTCTGCGAGGGGAATCAGGAGAGATTGAGAAGTGGTACGGCGCCTGTATAAATATCGACGACCTAAAAAGTGAGGAACAACGGGCGAGGAAAAGCGAGAGCTTTTTGAATGAGGCACAGCGCATGACCCACTGTGGCAGCTGGACATGGGATATACAGAATAATTGCTTCCCTTCATGGTCAAAAGAAATGTTTCGAATTCTAGGGTGTGACCCGGATACTACATCTCCCACGTTCGAACTCATTGCTGGGAGGATCCATCCCGAAGATCTCTCATCGGTAGACGTTGGGTTGGAAGAAATCGCGGCCGGGGTGCGTGCAGAATTCTTATCGTATTTTCGGATTGTTGATCCGGACGGCAAAATCAGACAGATGCAGGTGATCGCTCACCCTGTAATGAACGCGAAGGGAGACGTTATTGAGATAGTGGGTACGACCATGGACGTCAACGAGCAACATCTTCGAGAACAGGCAATCCGTGAAAGCGAAGAAATGCTGCGTCTTACCGTCAAGACGATACCTGGGCTATGGTCCGCGGCGGCGGATGGGTACGTCGATTCCATCAATGGACACTACCTAAGTTACCGTCCCGCTGATGAAGCCGGTGAGTTGGCGGCCCAGAGCTGGCTGAGCCGCATTCATCCGGAGTTCGTGGACGAGGTCACCCACCAATGGAATCATGCCGTGGCCACCGGAGAACCCTTTCAAGCTGAATTTCAACGCATGCAGCCGGATGGAGCTTATCGTTGGTTTCAGAGTTGTGGTTGGCCCCTGCGAAACTCATCGGGAAAAATCATCCGCTGGTATGGATTGCTGGTGGATATGAATGAACCACATCGCAGAGAGCAAGAGGTACAACGACTGCATTTGAGTCTTGCACGAGCGATGAGAGTCGCGACCGCCGGCGAGCTTGCTGCGTCGATTGTTCATGAAGTCAGTCAACCAGTCGCTGCAATCCTATCGAACGCCGAAGCTTCGATGCACTGGTTGGACGAAAGAACCTTGAACCTGCCGAATGCTCGTCGTGACATCGGCAGGATTGTCCGCGATGCTAATGGGGCGGGTGATGTCATGACCCGTGTGAGAGAACTGTTCAGGAGATCGGCCCCGGTGGCGAGTCCGCTCAACCTTACCGAAATTATTTCCGAAGTGCTTCGGCTAGTCCAAAATGAACTCTCAAAACGTCAGATAGCCGTTCAGACTGACTGGCAAGGCAATCTGCCCGTAGTATGGGGCGACCGAGTGCAGATCCAACAAGTGATCCTCAACTTGCTTATCAACGCAATGGATGCCATGGAAGGAATCAACGAGCTGCCACGAAGAGTTATCGTGCGGCTGAGCCAACAAAGCAATGAGGAGCTGTTGATTGAAGTCCGGGACCAGGGTATTGGGGTGAAGGATGGAAACGACGTTTTCGAAAGCTTCTTTACTACCAAGGATCACGGTATCGGGATGGGTCTGTCAATTTGCAAATCCATTATTGAAGCGCACAGAGGTCGGATTTGGATGGAGCCATGTGAGAGTCCGGGGGCGTCTTTTCGCTTTACTCTACCCGTAGGGCGCTGGGATCGATCATGA